In the genome of Streptococcus oralis, one region contains:
- the secA2 gene encoding accessory Sec system translocase SecA2, with protein MKTKRFNLTNSYKLMRYKKILEKVNKLSDSYAAMSNEKLQAQTKWFKERLSGGESLQSILPEAYATIREAAKRVLGLYPYDVQVLGALVMQDNQIAEMRTGEGKTLTAILPLYLNALTEKSTILVTANEYLAARDAKQMAPVFRFLGMTVGVGVSDDPTKKLKIPQKQQIYKNDIVYTTHSALGFDYLEENLATSQSKKFLPKFYFCLVDEVDAALLDSAQMPLIISGSPRVQSNLFLSCDEFVKTLKEGEDFNLDSTRTSVWLTRKGVKEAEVYFRVQNAYDPDNYQLIRQINLALRANHLFEKDRQYTVDNGEVKLMDEATGRLLEGNKLQSGLHQALEARERVKITLETRSMASITYQNLFRMFPKLAGMTGTGKVCEDEFRDVYDLGVVVVPTRKPNLRIDYPDEIYLTIPQKLYASLEYIKKLHKKGQPVLIATGSVGMSEIYSMLLLQEGIAHNVLNAHNAAKEAEMIALAGRRSAVTVATSMAGRGTDIILEEGVAELGGLAVVGTERMSSERVDLQLRGRAGRQGAPGLSKFFISLEDDLISKSGSKWISEYYHKEIAKPEEKQKIHLTSRRIRHAVEEAQKNSDNASAASRRSTERYDESIRIQRQIIYNKRNKLISHPDFDLTYFLSILSDAVDIYTSKTPFKERADLFRFVLDNISYYCEDIPDDLDVTDLRQVKKFLSDLLVSEYQQKKDKIKDSELFNQFQRTVVLRAIDDCWVEQVDYLQQFQGLVSSQGYAQKNPVFEFHKEAFKSYKRMNADINLNIIKNMALSYINIKPSGKLEVFFG; from the coding sequence ATGAAAACTAAACGATTCAATTTGACCAACTCCTATAAACTAATGCGTTACAAAAAGATTTTGGAGAAGGTTAATAAACTATCTGATAGTTATGCAGCTATGTCAAATGAGAAACTGCAAGCTCAGACAAAATGGTTTAAAGAACGCCTTTCTGGAGGAGAAAGCTTGCAGTCCATTTTGCCAGAAGCGTACGCAACCATTCGTGAGGCAGCCAAGCGTGTATTAGGATTATATCCTTATGATGTTCAGGTTTTAGGGGCCTTGGTTATGCAAGACAATCAGATTGCAGAAATGAGAACAGGGGAAGGAAAAACCTTGACAGCTATCCTTCCTTTATACCTAAATGCTTTGACGGAAAAAAGTACGATCCTAGTCACGGCCAATGAATATTTGGCAGCGCGTGATGCTAAACAAATGGCACCCGTTTTTCGATTTTTAGGAATGACAGTTGGGGTTGGTGTCTCGGACGATCCGACAAAAAAACTTAAAATTCCTCAAAAACAACAAATCTATAAGAATGATATTGTCTATACAACACATAGTGCGTTAGGGTTTGATTACCTAGAAGAAAACTTGGCGACATCTCAATCAAAGAAGTTTTTGCCAAAATTTTATTTTTGTTTGGTCGATGAAGTAGATGCAGCCTTGCTAGATAGTGCGCAGATGCCCCTAATCATTTCAGGTTCTCCTCGGGTTCAATCCAACCTCTTTCTCTCGTGTGATGAGTTTGTAAAAACTCTAAAAGAAGGGGAAGATTTTAATTTAGACTCCACTCGGACGTCTGTATGGTTGACGAGAAAAGGAGTAAAGGAAGCAGAGGTTTATTTCCGCGTTCAGAATGCCTATGATCCAGATAATTACCAGCTCATTCGTCAAATTAACCTAGCTTTGAGAGCTAACCACTTATTTGAAAAAGATCGTCAGTACACAGTGGATAATGGCGAAGTTAAACTGATGGATGAGGCGACAGGACGTCTCTTGGAAGGAAATAAACTCCAATCAGGACTGCACCAAGCACTAGAAGCCAGAGAACGTGTGAAAATCACATTGGAAACGCGTTCGATGGCCTCTATTACCTATCAAAATTTATTTAGAATGTTTCCCAAATTAGCAGGGATGACGGGTACTGGTAAAGTTTGTGAGGATGAGTTCAGAGACGTTTACGACTTGGGAGTCGTAGTTGTTCCTACACGAAAACCCAATTTACGAATTGATTATCCAGATGAAATCTATCTCACGATTCCTCAAAAGTTATATGCTTCATTGGAGTATATCAAAAAATTACATAAAAAAGGTCAGCCAGTTTTAATTGCGACAGGATCAGTTGGAATGTCTGAGATTTATTCTATGCTCTTACTCCAAGAGGGAATCGCCCATAATGTGTTGAACGCCCATAATGCAGCGAAAGAGGCTGAGATGATCGCCCTGGCTGGTAGACGTTCTGCAGTGACGGTAGCAACATCAATGGCAGGTCGTGGAACAGATATTATCTTAGAAGAAGGGGTTGCTGAGTTGGGTGGACTTGCTGTTGTTGGAACAGAGAGAATGTCCAGTGAGCGAGTGGATTTGCAGCTTCGCGGTCGTGCCGGACGACAAGGCGCTCCAGGGTTGAGCAAATTCTTTATTTCTCTTGAGGATGATCTTATTTCCAAGTCTGGTAGCAAATGGATTAGTGAGTACTATCACAAAGAAATTGCAAAACCAGAGGAAAAACAAAAGATTCATTTGACTTCTCGTCGTATTAGACATGCGGTTGAAGAGGCTCAGAAGAATAGTGATAACGCGTCAGCGGCTTCCAGACGTTCAACGGAACGATATGATGAAAGTATCCGTATTCAGCGACAGATTATCTACAATAAGCGTAATAAGCTCATCTCTCATCCAGACTTTGATTTGACTTATTTCTTGTCTATCCTATCGGATGCAGTGGACATTTATACAAGTAAAACACCGTTTAAAGAGCGGGCGGATTTATTTCGCTTTGTTTTGGATAACATTAGTTATTACTGCGAGGATATTCCAGATGATCTAGATGTCACGGATTTACGGCAAGTTAAAAAGTTTTTATCTGACCTCCTTGTTTCAGAATACCAGCAGAAAAAAGATAAAATCAAGGATTCAGAGTTGTTCAATCAATTTCAACGAACTGTCGTTTTGAGAGCGATAGATGACTGTTGGGTTGAGCAAGTTGACTATTTACAGCAATTTCAAGGTTTGGTATCTAGTCAAGGGTATGCCCAAAAAAATCCTGTCTTTGAGTTTCATAAAGAAGCTTTTAAATCATACAAAAGAATGAATGCAGATATAAATCTAAACATTATAAAAAACATGGCATTGAGTTACATTAATATTAAGCCTTCTGGGAAGTTAGAAGTTTTCTTTGGCTAA
- the asp3 gene encoding accessory Sec system protein Asp3 has protein sequence MRYKEEVYFAYWDIQSVSQYLYGSSVKLLDGGHVLYENQFMPSGTVIHEWHSRANYQALRNTSQLPELKRGQNYIFGSHIETIPENSTYLKVEFMDARDEEISNQIIKQGERVSVCVPDNTQYYKVQLVSSGCHRFLFEGIYVAEEQLADYTVDRYWISDLLHQDSEKETMYVCFTEPELNRTGFIPERVREHFSNVLIVNSSYREALLYMEERFYETLLETIEELAQEHLFEKVAFVGYGAISNIAALHYSKQFGNSYALVTDEFLSELDYQRLLERYRSRVNPPIFKELLLQQFNPTKVKEYADLKTRPRELANIEYLLDKSFLLQAIDLEKIEEWMRENEN, from the coding sequence GTGAGATACAAGGAAGAAGTCTATTTTGCTTATTGGGATATCCAAAGCGTATCTCAGTATCTATACGGTTCATCTGTCAAACTGTTAGATGGTGGTCATGTTTTGTATGAAAACCAGTTCATGCCTTCGGGGACAGTTATTCATGAATGGCATTCACGGGCAAACTATCAGGCCTTACGCAATACGAGTCAGCTTCCTGAATTGAAACGTGGGCAAAACTATATTTTTGGCAGTCATATAGAAACCATCCCAGAAAATTCAACATACTTAAAAGTTGAATTTATGGATGCTCGAGACGAAGAAATTTCGAATCAGATCATTAAACAGGGAGAGAGAGTCAGCGTATGCGTTCCAGATAATACACAATATTATAAGGTGCAGTTAGTCAGCTCGGGTTGTCATCGCTTCCTTTTTGAAGGGATTTATGTTGCTGAGGAGCAGTTGGCGGATTATACAGTGGATCGCTACTGGATTTCTGATTTGCTTCATCAGGATTCCGAGAAAGAAACGATGTATGTTTGCTTTACTGAACCTGAACTCAATCGAACAGGTTTTATTCCAGAACGTGTTCGTGAACATTTCTCAAATGTATTGATTGTTAATTCGTCTTATAGAGAAGCGCTCCTATACATGGAGGAACGTTTTTACGAAACCTTGCTTGAAACGATTGAAGAATTAGCGCAAGAGCATCTTTTTGAAAAAGTGGCTTTTGTTGGTTATGGAGCGATTTCTAATATTGCGGCCTTGCATTACTCCAAACAATTTGGAAATTCATACGCTCTTGTGACGGATGAGTTTTTAAGCGAACTAGACTATCAACGCTTGCTGGAACGTTACCGTAGTCGAGTAAATCCGCCTATTTTTAAAGAATTATTGCTACAGCAATTTAATCCGACAAAAGTTAAGGAATATGCGGACTTGAAGACTAGACCACGTGAACTAGCAAACATTGAATATTTATTAGATAAGTCATTTTTACTTCAAGCAATTGACTTGGAAAAGATTGAAGAGTGGATGAGAGAGAATGAAAACTAA
- the asp2 gene encoding accessory Sec system protein Asp2 yields MKKISVLQIADENWQEQYEIPSNIKWTFVKPEDIVSLLPEDIGILNREVEAENGKKKKKVDRPFDVVLVDTAEYLEYVTILDQKIQVYRLFYHERCQITTKTLERFLLRKKAVKTNFENPEQMLHIFSRGFFSKQNGTKLSVNHLVAAPSFEGQISYEGTNYLRLCGRYGEDYQTIATYQHNVFLSGEMPLDLWPEFRVSEGCSIRYVVKGFPAGNSPMQEWIYDETSFDRPLTLDVNDSYYLSISIQAKGQGIVKLGPCHYRDSHLGYGDLLVGGKRISDKNREELIYFFHPGDLKPPLNIYFSGYRPAEGFEGYWMMNNLGSPFLLVGDPRSEGGAFYLGSEELEQKLLQVVHNCLDELGFTKEQLTLSGLSMGTFGALYYSSKLEPHAVIVGKPLVNLGDMAENESTIRPGGFPTSLDLVYRTIGELSSGATAQLNERFWTAFESADFSRTKFIISFMYQDDYDMSAYPDMLDELGQRDYRVSVISKGLTGRHNDDTQGIVEWFFNQYKTLLMNSFEREFKS; encoded by the coding sequence TTAGTGTTTTGCAAATTGCTGATGAAAATTGGCAGGAGCAATATGAAATTCCTAGTAATATAAAATGGACATTTGTCAAACCAGAAGACATCGTCTCTTTATTGCCAGAAGATATCGGGATCTTAAATAGAGAAGTTGAGGCGGAAAACGGGAAAAAAAAGAAAAAAGTAGACAGACCGTTTGATGTCGTGTTGGTAGATACTGCTGAATATTTAGAGTATGTCACTATCTTGGATCAGAAAATTCAGGTTTACCGTCTGTTCTATCATGAGCGTTGTCAAATCACTACAAAAACGCTGGAACGATTTCTTTTGCGCAAAAAAGCTGTGAAAACAAATTTTGAAAATCCAGAGCAGATGCTACATATATTTTCACGTGGTTTTTTCTCCAAGCAAAATGGAACGAAACTAAGTGTTAATCATCTAGTTGCTGCACCATCTTTTGAGGGTCAAATCAGTTATGAAGGGACAAACTACCTTCGTTTGTGTGGCCGATACGGCGAGGATTATCAGACTATTGCGACCTATCAACATAATGTTTTTCTGAGTGGGGAGATGCCCTTAGATCTGTGGCCTGAGTTCAGGGTTTCAGAAGGTTGTTCGATCCGCTACGTTGTCAAAGGTTTTCCAGCTGGAAATTCTCCCATGCAAGAATGGATTTATGATGAAACGAGCTTTGATCGGCCTCTGACGTTAGATGTAAATGATTCGTATTATTTGAGTATCAGTATTCAAGCAAAGGGACAAGGGATTGTAAAACTTGGTCCCTGCCACTATCGAGACTCCCATCTAGGCTATGGAGACTTGTTAGTCGGAGGAAAACGAATTAGCGATAAAAATAGAGAAGAACTGATTTATTTCTTCCATCCAGGAGATTTGAAACCACCGTTGAACATCTATTTTTCAGGGTACCGTCCTGCAGAGGGATTCGAGGGATACTGGATGATGAATAATTTGGGATCGCCATTCTTACTAGTAGGGGATCCGCGTTCAGAAGGGGGCGCATTCTATCTTGGATCGGAGGAGCTGGAACAAAAGCTTCTCCAAGTGGTTCATAACTGCTTAGATGAACTCGGTTTTACGAAGGAACAACTGACCTTGTCAGGTTTATCAATGGGTACTTTTGGCGCCCTTTACTATAGTTCTAAGTTGGAACCTCATGCCGTCATTGTCGGAAAACCTCTTGTCAACTTAGGAGATATGGCAGAAAATGAGTCAACTATTCGTCCGGGAGGATTTCCAACGTCACTGGATTTGGTGTACCGCACAATAGGGGAGTTATCAAGTGGAGCTACAGCTCAGCTTAACGAACGTTTCTGGACGGCTTTTGAGTCAGCTGATTTCTCAAGAACAAAATTCATTATCTCCTTTATGTATCAAGATGACTATGATATGTCGGCCTATCCTGATATGCTGGATGAGTTAGGACAGCGAGATTACCGCGTCAGCGTTATCAGTAAGGGATTGACTGGACGACACAACGACGATACACAAGGTATTGTCGAATGGTTCTTTAATCAATATAAAACGCTATTAATGAATAGTTTTGAAAGGGAGTTTAAATCGTGA